A single window of uncultured Methanospirillum sp. DNA harbors:
- a CDS encoding methyl-accepting chemotaxis protein, translating to MKFLDDMPIGRKLIGSFLAVVIIMVLVGGTGYVGVTTTNTYLNQMYDEQLVPTDILETMQSQIWHLRGNPPGIYLIPETREGSRADSDALMKSIDENLSIYESYVTSDEEHEKFNEAVRSWKGYKTAFAEFNKIVDSGDSKAAIAALTTGNLVNERKAFTNAIDKLVEINREHAQALKTEGATTVSTVILTLVIAIVIGIILALSLGIIISKSITSPLSQGAFMMQEMSLGHLSNRLRMDRKDEIGTLATAMDKFSDDLQFVIIAGLKQVAEGDIALSVPPRDDKDEIAPAFNQLIAAINGIVGELGTLINEAEEGRLKARGDTAQFSGAYQNIIVGINNMLDAITTPLNEALRVSDLYAQAKFSARFDENVAVRGDLIALKDGLNTIGYELSKAISDISEQVSNLTAASEEAAASVEEITAGSASVAQSSGVVSSNAERSVNAVEQVLIAMEELSSSVTVVASKVEAVSRLTQEANDTSTRGVTQAAVAENGISAINGAVGDVGTIISEIRAQMVEINKIVVIISDIADQTNLLALNAAIEAARAGEAGMGFAVVADEVKTLAQESQGSAENISRIITSLQRQSEQAATAMGLATTEVSRGSVAITDTIQFFHTIADQVEEISKNMGEVAGLTEEEAAAVEEITASITEVKEMSTETAQEAVGSAAATEETSAALNQVSTIISNLSTVATRIDESMSRLNG from the coding sequence ATGAAATTCTTAGATGACATGCCAATTGGCAGGAAACTGATTGGATCATTTCTTGCAGTTGTAATCATTATGGTGCTTGTAGGGGGTACCGGGTATGTTGGGGTAACCACAACCAATACATATCTTAACCAGATGTATGATGAACAACTCGTCCCTACTGACATTTTAGAGACGATGCAGTCACAGATCTGGCACCTCCGTGGAAATCCCCCTGGTATCTATCTCATCCCGGAGACCAGGGAGGGCAGCAGGGCTGATAGTGACGCCCTCATGAAATCCATTGATGAAAACCTCTCTATATATGAGTCATATGTAACATCAGATGAGGAGCATGAAAAATTCAATGAGGCAGTCAGGTCATGGAAGGGGTATAAGACCGCATTCGCTGAATTTAATAAGATCGTCGATTCGGGTGATAGTAAGGCCGCAATAGCAGCACTGACGACAGGCAATCTTGTAAACGAGAGAAAGGCATTCACCAACGCCATTGATAAACTTGTTGAGATAAATCGTGAGCATGCACAGGCTCTGAAGACAGAAGGAGCAACAACAGTCTCAACAGTCATATTGACACTGGTTATTGCTATCGTGATTGGGATCATCCTGGCATTATCTCTCGGGATAATTATCAGCAAAAGTATCACAAGCCCTCTTTCTCAGGGCGCCTTTATGATGCAGGAGATGAGTCTCGGTCATCTGAGTAACAGGCTCCGAATGGATCGTAAGGATGAGATTGGGACTCTGGCTACTGCGATGGACAAATTTTCAGATGATCTCCAGTTTGTCATCATCGCCGGCCTGAAACAGGTAGCAGAAGGCGATATCGCACTCTCTGTTCCTCCCCGGGATGACAAGGATGAGATTGCACCTGCATTTAACCAATTGATCGCAGCGATCAACGGAATTGTCGGAGAACTGGGAACCCTCATTAATGAGGCAGAAGAAGGAAGGCTCAAGGCAAGAGGTGACACCGCCCAGTTTTCAGGTGCATACCAGAATATCATTGTCGGCATCAACAACATGCTTGATGCCATCACCACCCCACTGAACGAGGCACTGAGGGTTTCAGATCTGTATGCACAGGCCAAATTCAGTGCACGGTTTGATGAGAACGTTGCCGTGAGAGGGGATCTCATCGCACTAAAAGACGGCCTGAACACCATCGGGTATGAACTCTCAAAAGCAATATCGGATATCTCCGAACAGGTGAGCAACCTCACTGCTGCATCAGAGGAGGCAGCTGCCAGTGTAGAAGAGATTACGGCAGGTTCTGCTTCAGTAGCACAGAGTTCAGGCGTCGTCAGTTCAAACGCTGAGCGGAGTGTAAACGCGGTTGAGCAGGTTTTGATTGCTATGGAAGAGTTATCCTCCTCTGTCACTGTGGTTGCATCTAAGGTAGAAGCGGTGAGCAGACTCACCCAGGAGGCAAACGACACATCAACAAGGGGGGTTACTCAAGCTGCAGTGGCAGAGAACGGAATATCCGCAATCAACGGAGCAGTGGGTGATGTTGGAACTATCATATCAGAGATCCGTGCCCAGATGGTTGAGATCAACAAGATCGTCGTGATCATCAGCGACATTGCAGATCAGACCAACCTACTTGCACTGAATGCTGCGATAGAGGCTGCCCGGGCAGGCGAAGCAGGAATGGGATTTGCAGTCGTTGCAGACGAGGTCAAGACTCTAGCCCAGGAGTCACAGGGTTCCGCAGAGAATATCTCAAGGATTATCACATCACTGCAACGTCAGTCTGAACAGGCTGCAACAGCAATGGGTCTTGCAACAACTGAAGTATCAAGGGGATCTGTTGCAATCACCGACACGATTCAGTTCTTCCACACCATTGCAGATCAGGTTGAGGAGATCTCAAAGAATATGGGAGAGGTTGCCGGTCTCACTGAAGAAGAAGCAGCAGCAGTGGAGGAGATCACTGCCAGTATCACTGAAGTTAAGGAGATGTCAACAGAGACTGCACAAGAGGCAGTGGGTTCAGCTGCTGCAACAGAGGAGACCTCTGCGGCTCTCAATCAGGTATCAACAATTATAAGTAACCTCTCAACGGTTGCCACCAGGATCGATGAGTCTATGTCAAGGCTGAACGGGTAA
- a CDS encoding class I SAM-dependent methyltransferase, with translation MDVTLISSMFEGLPRQGPGLDEATAFAFSFIPPDQKRGKILDIGCGSGMQTLTLARICPDCQITASDLHQPFLDDLTNRAKKAGLDGKIVIRQASMDNLPFADCSFDIIWAEGSAFIIGMESALRYWKKFLKPDGYLVFSDCVWFTDSHSKESQEFFDEISPGLPTESGAKEIIRSEGYSIIGSFRLPDTGWWNHYYSPLSDRLGMLKEKYANNQDAQFILQGLEKEINIHRRYSSEYGYTYFILKPSS, from the coding sequence ATGGATGTAACGCTTATCTCATCAATGTTTGAAGGATTACCGAGACAAGGCCCAGGCTTGGATGAGGCAACGGCTTTTGCCTTTTCTTTTATCCCTCCTGATCAAAAAAGAGGAAAGATTCTTGATATCGGATGTGGATCCGGTATGCAGACCCTCACTCTTGCACGAATCTGCCCGGACTGTCAGATTACTGCATCTGATCTCCATCAGCCATTCCTTGATGATCTCACTAACCGGGCAAAAAAAGCCGGACTTGACGGGAAGATTGTAATCCGACAGGCATCGATGGATAACCTGCCATTCGCTGATTGCTCATTTGATATCATCTGGGCTGAAGGTTCGGCCTTTATTATCGGGATGGAATCAGCCCTTCGATACTGGAAGAAATTTCTGAAGCCTGATGGGTACCTGGTATTTTCAGACTGTGTATGGTTTACTGACTCTCACTCAAAGGAATCACAGGAGTTTTTTGATGAGATATCACCTGGATTGCCGACTGAATCCGGAGCTAAAGAGATAATCAGGTCAGAAGGGTATTCTATCATCGGCTCCTTCAGACTCCCGGATACCGGCTGGTGGAATCATTATTACTCTCCGCTCTCTGACCGACTGGGAATGCTGAAAGAGAAATACGCGAATAATCAGGATGCTCAGTTCATACTCCAGGGATTAGAAAAGGAGATCAATATTCATCGGAGATACTCAAGCGAATATGGGTATACGTATTTCATACTGAAGCCATCCAGCTAA
- a CDS encoding DUF2284 domain-containing protein, whose translation MINRSPQNPFQFLEAYTNVAGAVESRLIPADGIVVENRGTFRCNSGCPYYGTSLVCPPHSPTPDEFRSVIRDYSHALLVRFQTAATASDEISSSLLKVMSDPTAPSDQKEELQVFFSEFGEDCKKFHHAMLNLEKSAFIAGYPFAVALMPGPCVLCDTCTGLSGSCAHPTKRRFPADALGVNLLKTAKLAGMEIIFPFHTSPSSFGILLID comes from the coding sequence ATGATCAACAGATCACCGCAGAACCCCTTTCAGTTCTTAGAGGCATATACCAATGTAGCCGGAGCGGTTGAATCCCGACTTATTCCTGCAGATGGTATCGTTGTGGAAAACCGGGGTACGTTCAGATGTAACTCAGGATGTCCATACTACGGAACATCACTCGTCTGTCCTCCACATTCTCCTACACCTGATGAGTTCAGGAGTGTGATCAGGGATTATTCACATGCACTTCTGGTACGATTCCAGACAGCGGCTACAGCCAGTGATGAGATATCTTCCTCACTCCTCAAAGTGATGTCTGATCCGACAGCTCCTTCTGATCAGAAAGAAGAGTTACAGGTATTTTTCTCAGAATTTGGAGAGGATTGCAAGAAGTTTCATCATGCAATGCTGAACCTCGAAAAGTCAGCATTCATCGCAGGATATCCTTTTGCAGTTGCACTGATGCCAGGGCCGTGTGTGCTTTGTGATACCTGTACCGGTCTTTCCGGGTCTTGTGCTCACCCGACAAAACGACGATTTCCGGCTGATGCACTCGGTGTAAATCTCTTGAAAACAGCAAAACTCGCAGGAATGGAGATCATATTTCCATTTCATACAAGTCCGTCTTCCTTTGGAATTCTTCTCATTGACTGA
- the rsgA gene encoding ribosome small subunit-dependent GTPase A, protein MSSNNSNSSSAAISGWNQYWQDLFVKFEGPYLPGRVCTVQKTRYEVMVQDGIISIPVSGVMKSKKMFPVVGDYVVVLNQPESVTRMIVAILPRKTALERGGAGDSAGKQVLAANVDTVFIVTEPGSDLSISRLERYLLISRSSGAMPVIILNKSDTCSDITDQVEEIRSEIKGIPIIPVSAAEKSGLDNLKPYLGPEKTVVIIGSSGVGKSTLTNALIGEKLQETGDIRDDDGRGRHTTTVRHLLSLPDGGSLIDTPGLREIRIWTAEESIAETFDDIQEYATQCRFSDCTHNDEPGCAVRQAIEDGVLNQDRFIRYRKILKEVSFEREKAEIGLKRFEKKKFREISKLSKEITLDRNARGGRL, encoded by the coding sequence ATGAGTTCAAACAATTCCAACTCATCATCGGCTGCAATATCAGGATGGAACCAGTACTGGCAAGATCTCTTTGTAAAATTCGAAGGACCATACCTTCCCGGGAGGGTTTGTACAGTTCAAAAGACGAGATACGAAGTGATGGTTCAGGACGGCATCATTTCGATTCCGGTGTCAGGAGTGATGAAATCCAAGAAGATGTTTCCGGTTGTCGGAGACTATGTTGTGGTTCTCAACCAGCCTGAATCAGTAACCCGGATGATCGTCGCGATTCTGCCCAGGAAAACCGCTCTTGAACGTGGTGGTGCGGGAGATTCGGCAGGGAAACAGGTACTTGCTGCAAATGTTGATACCGTCTTTATCGTAACCGAACCGGGATCTGATCTGAGCATCTCAAGGCTCGAACGGTACCTGCTGATAAGCAGGAGTTCGGGTGCTATGCCGGTGATAATCCTGAACAAATCTGACACCTGCTCTGATATCACAGACCAGGTAGAAGAGATCAGGTCAGAGATAAAAGGGATCCCGATCATCCCGGTTAGTGCTGCCGAGAAGAGCGGGCTTGATAATCTGAAACCATACCTCGGGCCAGAAAAAACAGTTGTCATAATTGGTTCATCCGGAGTCGGGAAGTCAACCCTCACGAATGCACTCATTGGCGAAAAGCTTCAGGAAACCGGCGATATCAGGGATGATGACGGAAGAGGCAGACATACCACCACGGTCAGGCACCTTCTCTCACTCCCTGACGGAGGATCGCTCATTGATACTCCCGGCCTTCGGGAGATCAGGATATGGACTGCAGAGGAGAGTATCGCAGAAACATTTGATGATATCCAGGAATATGCTACACAATGCAGGTTTTCAGACTGTACTCATAATGATGAACCCGGATGTGCTGTCAGGCAGGCAATAGAAGACGGAGTTCTGAATCAAGATCGATTCATCAGGTATAGGAAGATCCTAAAAGAGGTATCCTTTGAACGGGAGAAGGCAGAAATCGGGCTGAAACGATTTGAGAAGAAAAAGTTCAGGGAGATCAGCAAATTGTCTAAAGAGATCACACTTGACAGAAACGCAAGAGGTGGCAGGCTATGA
- a CDS encoding MarR family transcriptional regulator, producing the protein MSDSPFIGKLISFLYRYSQMYLDKELAPYHIGSGQFYILMPLYKNDGINQESLSQSISINKAAVTRAIQKLINEGYVFRQRSGEDKRSYHIYLTEKGRLIEPYIKQIALKWEDILLSEFEPDHRNLIVNSLEDMIENVSRIMVK; encoded by the coding sequence ATGAGCGATTCACCATTTATCGGTAAATTAATTTCATTTCTCTATAGGTATAGTCAGATGTACCTTGATAAAGAACTGGCTCCGTACCACATCGGATCCGGCCAATTTTACATTTTAATGCCACTCTATAAAAATGATGGAATAAACCAGGAGTCCCTTTCCCAGTCAATAAGTATAAACAAAGCTGCAGTAACCCGAGCCATACAGAAATTAATTAATGAAGGATATGTTTTCAGGCAAAGAAGCGGAGAAGACAAACGCTCCTATCATATATATCTGACTGAAAAGGGAAGGCTGATAGAGCCTTATATAAAACAGATTGCCCTTAAATGGGAGGATATACTCTTATCGGAATTTGAGCCAGACCATAGGAATTTGATCGTGAATTCTTTAGAAGATATGATTGAGAATGTATCCAGAATTATGGTAAAATAA
- a CDS encoding helix-turn-helix domain-containing protein, whose amino-acid sequence MYEKNGKTYSCPVEATLDVIGGKWKPVILWMIRKKVMRFSELQRVIPEINSKTLTKQLRELEQDGIVLRTVYPEIPPRVEYSITEFGESLVPIIQALCSWGAKYLGTECQAKDD is encoded by the coding sequence ATGTACGAAAAGAATGGGAAGACCTACAGCTGTCCGGTTGAGGCGACACTTGACGTTATCGGGGGAAAATGGAAGCCAGTCATACTCTGGATGATCAGAAAGAAAGTGATGCGTTTTTCAGAGTTACAAAGGGTAATACCTGAAATTAATTCAAAAACGCTGACAAAACAACTTCGTGAACTTGAACAGGACGGGATAGTATTACGAACTGTATATCCTGAGATTCCTCCGCGTGTTGAGTACTCAATTACAGAATTCGGAGAATCACTTGTCCCGATCATCCAGGCCCTCTGCTCATGGGGGGCAAAATACCTAGGAACCGAGTGTCAGGCGAAAGATGATTGA
- a CDS encoding cytochrome c biogenesis protein: protein MNSHIRYITAWAGFLLLLCLLIFPAAAEVYAANGSQIPSDTLPDLIREDPSLVSANLHPGEVVFFTNSHCGACRDADEFFHEFSPTHPEMNLEAYDLFNSTENRTAFTVYKQRYHQEHLSTPSIMVGNLTLEGSPDIRTHLGDILSVQQDQKPSAVFDFFKPSDSLSNHEEISFLLIIGAGLLDGINPCAFAVLIIMLVNMMAQKSRRAILVTGLIYTGAVFVFYFLSGLGIFSVIQTTGATALFSVVAGCIALLAGILMIKDALIPTDMPTLAIPASQAGRISRIMNRATLPAAFLLGIMVGMFELPCTGGIYLSIISMISMRVDLMHSLVYLLVYNVAFVLPLLIILALVLFGLPPERVNEWRLEQRRALRGLIGVVLIIFASYILYEALG from the coding sequence ATGAACTCTCATATCAGATACATCACAGCCTGGGCAGGTTTCCTTCTCCTTCTGTGTCTTCTTATCTTTCCGGCTGCTGCTGAAGTCTATGCTGCAAACGGATCCCAAATCCCCTCGGACACTCTGCCAGATCTGATCCGGGAAGATCCTTCTCTCGTGTCAGCGAATCTTCATCCCGGAGAGGTAGTTTTTTTCACCAACTCCCACTGTGGAGCCTGCCGCGATGCAGATGAATTTTTTCATGAATTTTCTCCCACACATCCGGAGATGAACCTGGAGGCCTATGATCTCTTTAACAGTACAGAGAACAGGACAGCCTTTACTGTATACAAGCAACGGTATCACCAGGAGCACCTCTCAACACCGTCCATCATGGTCGGGAACCTGACCCTGGAAGGCAGTCCGGATATTCGAACTCACCTGGGAGATATCCTCTCTGTACAACAGGATCAAAAACCATCTGCTGTGTTTGATTTTTTCAAACCATCAGATTCTCTCTCGAACCATGAAGAGATTTCATTTCTTCTCATCATCGGAGCCGGGCTGCTTGACGGTATAAATCCGTGTGCCTTTGCAGTACTCATCATTATGCTTGTCAATATGATGGCACAGAAGAGCAGACGGGCGATCCTGGTAACCGGACTCATCTACACAGGGGCGGTATTTGTCTTCTACTTCCTGTCAGGACTCGGGATTTTTTCGGTCATCCAGACAACCGGAGCAACGGCATTATTTTCAGTTGTAGCAGGATGCATTGCCCTTCTTGCAGGAATTTTGATGATCAAGGATGCCCTGATTCCAACGGATATGCCAACCCTTGCGATTCCTGCATCCCAGGCCGGCCGGATCAGTCGTATCATGAACAGGGCCACCCTGCCTGCTGCGTTTCTTCTTGGAATCATGGTGGGCATGTTCGAACTCCCCTGCACTGGAGGGATCTATCTCTCCATCATATCGATGATATCCATGCGGGTTGACCTTATGCATTCCCTCGTGTACCTCCTGGTCTACAATGTTGCCTTCGTACTTCCCTTACTCATCATTCTCGCCCTGGTTCTGTTCGGCCTGCCACCGGAACGGGTTAATGAATGGCGGCTTGAGCAGCGTCGGGCACTCAGAGGGTTGATCGGAGTTGTCCTGATCATCTTTGCCAGTTACATTCTGTATGAAGCTCTTGGATAA
- a CDS encoding MFS transporter, which produces MDFKNYHLVLLCITAFFAMAGGALITPVLPEMVGPLHTTTQGVGMLMSVFTISTAIFTLIIGQFIDCINRKKILVTGLVIYGLTGLVSFFLSDVNSLLIMRFVQGIGVAAITSLAMLIIGDVYTGIDCVGAMSKISISFALGSVFAPIIGGGLATLGWNYAFLFYAISLPFALVVMIILPETRKQKEMSSHKGTVEALKYLKDLPILYTIFMGFSIYFLLFAMMIYVPFMLKSEFNFASGVSGIMLAVPGIACVVMAPKVRYFAARYSLIRVIVAGFILVGLSLLVMTLVPFIIGVFLLLLLFGLGLVLSQTCIDAQIIQISPLEARGGVISIYSCMRYVGQSFSPIILGVVLAYFGINAVFITAGIFGLLVALMTYRMKIWFDNPNNSYIGE; this is translated from the coding sequence ATGGATTTTAAAAATTATCACCTTGTTCTGCTTTGTATAACTGCCTTTTTTGCAATGGCTGGGGGAGCCCTTATAACACCTGTCTTACCTGAAATGGTAGGACCACTGCATACAACTACCCAAGGGGTAGGGATGTTGATGTCAGTTTTTACTATCTCTACTGCAATATTCACACTGATTATCGGACAATTCATTGATTGTATTAACCGGAAAAAAATACTCGTGACCGGTCTTGTAATCTATGGACTTACAGGCCTTGTGAGTTTTTTTCTCTCTGATGTGAACTCATTACTAATTATGAGATTTGTTCAGGGTATTGGAGTAGCTGCGATAACCTCTCTCGCCATGCTGATTATCGGTGATGTTTACACAGGTATTGATTGTGTAGGAGCAATGAGTAAAATCAGTATATCTTTTGCTTTGGGTTCTGTTTTTGCGCCAATTATCGGAGGAGGACTGGCAACCTTGGGTTGGAATTATGCATTTCTCTTTTATGCCATTTCCTTGCCATTTGCTTTAGTTGTTATGATTATTCTTCCTGAAACCAGAAAGCAGAAGGAGATGAGCAGTCACAAAGGCACCGTTGAAGCGCTTAAATATCTCAAAGATTTGCCAATACTTTACACAATATTTATGGGCTTTTCGATATATTTTCTTTTATTTGCCATGATGATCTATGTGCCCTTTATGCTCAAGAGTGAGTTCAACTTTGCTTCGGGAGTATCTGGAATCATGCTAGCCGTCCCGGGTATAGCTTGTGTAGTGATGGCACCAAAGGTAAGGTATTTTGCAGCCAGATATTCATTAATCCGGGTGATTGTTGCAGGATTTATTCTTGTAGGGTTATCGCTGTTAGTAATGACCCTTGTACCCTTTATAATCGGAGTATTTCTCTTATTACTCCTGTTTGGATTAGGGCTTGTTCTTTCACAGACATGCATTGACGCACAGATTATTCAGATATCTCCACTTGAGGCAAGAGGCGGCGTGATATCAATTTATAGTTGCATGAGATACGTTGGTCAAAGTTTTTCGCCAATAATTTTAGGTGTAGTTCTGGCATATTTTGGAATAAACGCTGTTTTTATTACTGCAGGAATTTTTGGGTTGCTTGTTGCTTTGATGACGTATAGAATGAAAATTTGGTTTGATAATCCTAATAATTCGTACATTGGTGAATGA